AACTCGGGTCCAGATCATCTTTGGTCATTCAGTAGCTTTTGATGAACTGCGAATTCTACAACATTTCAAGTTACAGCATTACAATGCATAGTCACAAAGCACGCaagggttagaaagacaaaaattgTTATGGACATGTGTGTCTTCAGTTGCGATATACTCCCGGTTTTTTCTCTTTTGAGAATAAATATTCTTACAGCTCATTTCAAACCCATCATGTAGACATCACTTCATGTGTTTCCACTTCACATTCCAAGGCAATCAAGTTCTGCATTTTCTCCACTCAAGGACATCGCAAGACTGTCTACTTCAAAACCCATTTGTTGAGCAACTGCACTCATCGTCAAAACGCCATTCAACATCTTGGCATATGCATGCATCCCATGGTTAAAAAAACCCACATAGTTAGACAAGCTGAACTGCATCTTAAAATCTGACATTGACCAATATGTTAAATAACAACTGCtaatattttgtgtgttgtATACTGCTTAACTATGTATAGCACTGATAATGCACAGGATTCTTCCTTCCCACTGACTAAAACCTTTTGCAAATTTGCtaaattgtgaaaaaagttTGCAACTATCACATAATAATATGTACAGCTTCACACATTGCAGTCACCAAGATTTGATAATTTCAACACAGTTTATCCCGCACAATTGAAGTACAGTCTCCCTATCTTCAATTAACCGTCAGGGTATCATCTCTCCTCCAGGCTGGCCGATCGCCTATGCACCTCGCGGTCACCGATGGACACGTGGAGGCTGTGAGGGCGCTCATCGAAGAAGGCTGTCCTGTCGACAGGCAGGATCAGGTGGTAATGCATCTCCTTTTTTTGTTCATCTTCTGCATCTTTAagctgttgtcatgacaaccaaGACATCCTTTCAGATGGCCAGTCATCTTTCATCTCCAACATCATCTAatggttgtcatggcaacaatcATTATCTCTTTCATCTTAAAGAATTTGACAATTTAAAAGATGGTTGTTGCTTTGCTGTCAATGTCCATATGTGTTGTGTAAGTTGACTTCTGTAAACTCTACATACGTCAACATTCCATGCAAGTCAAGTGCAGGTCTCTGAGAGTGTAGAATTTCTCTCAATGGTGAAAAGTAGTGTCTTCCTTTTGCTATCAGCAGCCATTTCATACCCTGGTAACCCTATGGTTTGGTTCATCCCATATATCACTATGATGCCTTTGGACCAGTGTATTGAAAATTTAGGGTAGGACATATCTGCAAAGTaggaaattttcataatttcaatgttAGAGACAGTGATGACAAAAATGTCGGCCTGTAGATTTCTGAGCATGTAGATTTCTGTTTGTTGGGCAGTCTTAAAGTGATAAAATCCGTAGTGATCTCAGAGTGTGCCATACATATATTGCTGTACTTTCCAAGTTCCCTAGTGCCTGCAGCCATATGCTGTCTGTCTCCATATAGAGGCCTCATCAAACTTCACTGTATCTGATTTCAAGCTTTGGGAAGGTACACCTTACAAGTCAACACAGTGTTACAGACAGATATAACAACCACAGTCATACCAATGCCAGTGAGAGTGACACTGATTTAATCTCACAGTTTGACATGCGCAGGATAATAATTCACGGGTCAATGGCTTGACTCAGAAAAGTTGGAAAGTATGTCGACGCATACTGAGATCAGGTTAATTGGTTTCCTCAGGGGCATTCCTGCATTTATGGGACGTTTCAGACAATTATATGGAATACAGTGGTATGTGAGttttaaaatgttgtaaatGTCATTTGATCAGTGGATGTACCAGTATATTATTTTACTCCTCTTTGACAATTTGTAGTAATTGGAGTGTCattccaatttttttcaaactttaatcAACTCTAGGAAACAACGCTGCCACTATGCAGAGCTTTTGAACATTTGTTGGTTTCTTGGATgtcattttgtttacatttagtTGAAAAATATCACTTGGCTAGTTTAAAGTTTAGCACTGAGTTCAGAAATTGAGAAAATCTCTCTGATAGTTTAGAAGTTGAGAATACTCTCTCATAGTTCAGAGTTTGAGAATACCTCTATGATGGTTCAGACGTTGAGAATATCTCAGATAATTTAGAAAGTGAGAATGTCTTTCTGATTTCAAAAGTTGAGAATATCTGATTATCTCTCTGCTAGTTAAGAAGTTGCGAATATCTCTCTGATAGTTGAGAATGTGAGAATATCTCTCTTATAGTTGAGAAGGTGAGGATATCTCCTGATAGTTTAGAAGTTGAAAATATCTCGCTGATAGTTGAGAAGTTGCAAATATCACACAGATAGTTCAGAAGTTGAGAATAGTTGATTCACTCTGATAGTTTAAAAGTTGAGAATATCACTCAGCACTTCAATTGTGAAAATGGCTCAGATCATTCAGAAAACAAGAATATCATTCAGATAATATATAACTATAAGCTATGTTGATCCAGCTTAAATATATTCATTGTGTAACAGTCAGCATAACATAAATTAGCCTTGATCAAAAAGGTGAGAGCATACTGAGAAAATATCACCCAGTATACTAATTCCTTGTCTTCTACAATAGATATGAGCGTGTGAAATTCCGACTCAAGTACCCACCATCTAGAGcttcataaatatattaaaGAGGGAACTATTAACAGCCCCACAGGTgtccttgaggaaaattcctCCAATACAACTATCTGAGAGGATGAAAACGCATTATCCCTGGTTCAAAACATATAATATTTGCTCCGCCCAATAGACCGTTAAAAACTTTTTTTAAGGTCCCTATGCTCCGCCCCCCCAGGGCAGTGGTAAGTCCATCCTGACCACGACAATGATGTAGTCCGTTCAAGTCCATTCATGCAGACTGACTTACTAAACCATCATTGGGTGTCACAATGAACTCTGATAGACAGAACAAAGGCTGTAGGTAGTCAGCATTGATCATCGGTAAGAATTGATTCTACAAGTAAAAGGAATTCTAGGTCAGTTTGTAATTAAATGGGTAGTGGCCACCTAGGATGATCCGTGGTATTGATTTGGCACAGTGGGGAGGGTTTCAGTCATTCATGTTTGAAGAAAATAAACTTAATTCCCTTAAAACTATAATGAAAACACAGCTAGCCTGACTCACTGGGTGATATACTGCAATAGCATGGGTCGATAGGAACTTCAACACGCACAGAGAGAAATTCCATACCTAGCCTTCTCACCAATCAggctttgacctttgacctctcacCTCTCAGTGATGTGTGTATTCTCCCAAGTTATCAAGAAagaagtttttaaaataaagataaaattaatttgtaaataaataaatatttaaacaaatatAGGAAAGTATGCTTTCTTTTATGCCAGGTGACACATTTGTAAACAAGTATATGTACTTACTATACCAGCCTTCAGATTTCAACTTCAAGAAATTCAAGTtacagatgtacatgtacatgaaagtCTTTGTGACTGTACAAATAAGTCAATATGAATACATGTGTGCAGGGACTGGAAGAGTAATacagatttttacaaaaactatAATTTACCATAAATGCTTATATTGACCTGTGTAGCTACAATATTGAATGTTAGCCAAAAAAACTTATTTAGAGATTTTAGATTGAATAGAACAGATatattatttgtaaatattggtACAAAGATACAGTATTACTGTACATGCAATCCTGTGGTTCTATTTAGTTGTGTATGTAAGAGTTGAAATCTGCTGCATAAGTAGGGTTACTCAAGATGTAAATGTTTTCAGACTGTTTAGGCAATGGTCtctcttttttttctctttaaatTAGAGAGTTTATTTGGCTTTTACCATGCAATGCACAGTCACTCAACTTACTAGGTTAGTGGTTCAGGCCAAAGGGTGAAAAGTGTCAAGCCACTGGCCTTGTAGCATTATAGGTGTTACCATACATCATGGGTTGTCAGGCCAGCAATCTCTCATTTGTTTAGGGGCCTATGGTATCAACAACCATCCTTACAACATCACAAACcatcataaatatacatatacaacaCTGTGAATCTGGTGGTTGTGttcaaaattaactcatttgaaTATTGTGTACATAATAGTGCTGCGGCAAATTTCACTCTCAAAATCGATCCTGAATTACATTTGTGATATAATTACTGGTACACGATCACAGTTTTCTACACAGACTTATTAAATTGCAAATCTCATGCTCAaatagtcatgtttggaatatCTTTTCGTCAAACTTGTTGATCAACTGACTTTTCAAAATTCTTAGGTGTAAACTATCATATTTGATGGGAAGAAACTCTAAATGTATTGCAGACTGTGAAATAAAGTacattgcaaatttaatgattaTAAATACTCACAGAAAAGATATCAAATAAGCTACAGTttacaaacacatacatgtactttgacACATTATTTTACTATGGAACCTTGCATTCTTctattgtgtttactttagaATATCCGTCAATAATTTAATCTCATTTTAAGAGGGTATCTACCTTGAGGACAAGGTTTTGTAAACcaaaataatttgatttatAAGTTCAGTTTATTTCAGTCCTAAACAGAAACACTGTAAAGATCTCTGTTTTCGCATATTGTATTTCATGCCATCGTGGTTTGTGATGGTgtttgtcttgtttttgtaCTTGTGCTAATTTAGTTTTAGGTCCAAAGTTGGCAGAAAAAAGTGGTGATTCTGTTCAAAATATTGTTAATTGACAGGAAAACCACTACAGTTAGAATTCCAAGTCAACAAAACCAGCCGTCAAATATATTCTCAGCAAACTTCAGCGTTCGTAGAGTCATTCATTTCACTCTACTTAGAATAGCAACTCTTTCACCGTTCTAGGCCCATACTGTTCCATTGTCAAACATGATTCCTGTTTCATGCACTTGTAAACGATTTCCACCAACTGAGCGTTTAGAATTCCCGTGCAAAAATGCACTGAGGAAAACAACCACTTGTGGTTTATCTTTTACGGTTATGGTAGCTTGCTCCACCCACTTGAATTCTCATCCCAGATTCCAGAAATTACTCCACGCATTTCATGAAGTATTTGAGCGTCATGTTTAATTGAATTCATAAACATGCCAGAGATGCCTAGTTGTAGTcagttttaaatatttcaagacATCAGGATGTATTAATCATGTCAGAGTTAAAAACTACTTGGAAGATGTAAATTTTACGTGACCTTGTTCTGTTTCTCTCTTCTTgtaataaatttcatgaaatattttagaGCCATATTTCAACGAGCACTACTGTATTgcatgaaaggaaaaaaaaattatttgaaaaatctaaaGTTTTTGGCCATTGTGAAATGAGGGAACTCACTTTGCTGGTGAGGGAGAACAGTGTTAGCCTTTTTCAAGCTACCGTCAATCCTTCCCCCTCCTAATCTACCCTCCCCATTTCACAAGAAACGTGGCTAGCTGGGGCAACACACGAATTATGCTAAACCAAGTCTACTTGTGACAGGATGAAAATAAGTATTTGTTTGTGTGAGAAAAAGGAGAGCGCAGCTAATACATCGTAGGTGGTGGGCTTTATAATCTGACAGGTCATTGTATTTGCTGTGTATGTGTGAATCCATGGAAGACCTGTAAAAGAAACAATACGGCTTAAAACAAGAGTGGCAGCAACAAAGGGGTTTAAAAATATCCCATTGTTGAGAAGTGTCTGTAATTGCTTCTGTCTCTTTCAGAATGGCAACACTGCACTCCATGAAGCAGCATGGAATGGTTACAGCAAATCAGTTGAAGTCCTTGTCGGATATGGAAGAGCCAATGTACACGCAGCAAACAGAGTGAGTTCAAAACAGACTCTCTTGTTTTTAGATGATTGCACACACATACTTCTGTCGTAGAAGGCAGACTACCCCCAGGACTTTAATTACTAGGCCCTCTGATATTTTTATGTGAaagatgaaatatttgttttgaaataatcttttTAGGAAACTCACCCGGCTAAAAATAAAGTGTTTCTGAGATTTGTTGCACAAGACAAGGAAAGCACTAAGATATCTTTAAGTAAAACATGACAAGTCATAcctaaatttttgatatttcagtGGTGTATTCTGTCATTTTTATATGTACATGCTTTGCTAGGATTTATTAATACTGTATGATTTTGCAATCTCTTGCCAgttgaaaaatttcagaaacttttgaataacaatttctgCCATATGAAGACTTCTCTGTGCAATATGTTTGCGTTTATCATATTTCAAGTGACTCATCTATCTATTTTGAATCATTTCATGCAATAGAGCGGGATGCGACCGTTGCATATGGCAGTACAGAATGGCCATAATGAATCTGCTAGAGTTCTACTGAGAAATGGTACGCATCCAGACACAAGGAATAATGTAAGTACATCTGTCCTCTTTcaattatcacagttttaatgaGATGGAAATACCTATCTACAACACACATACTTCTTGCTTGAAGGCATGTAATATCTGGTTTATATCCCAACATCAGGGCAGCAAATGGTCTTTATGACTGTGAAGgcaatcaaattttaacatttggtATTTTTAGAACATTCATCTATGGGCCACATAGGGCTGGAAACAGCACAAACATTTTAcattatatttcatgaataGAGGACTGAAAATTgatgtttgttattttgatgTTGTCAAAAGCCGAGTGATGCAAAAGCCATGCAGCTCAGAGCCTGTAATACAGgatttccaacatattacattcaGGTTGAGAAGTGATGCACctttctttaatatttaatgtttgctgttttcttcttcttttttgcCACAGCATGGCGAGACACCTCTTCACATAGGGGCCACACATGGTCACGTAACATGCTGCAGAATCCTGATCAGTGCTAAATGTGACATCAACGCTGTCAATAaggtaaggtcaaaggtcatagttCATAGGTCAATTCAAACTATTGATATTGGTCAAAAGGAAAAGCCTGCAGAACATCACACAATATAAGAGTACTTTTATAACACTGGAGAGTAcaatggcaattttttttcaacatttttcattgCAATTGCAGGATGGTAACACACCACTACATGTTGCTGCCAGTCTAGGAAAACGGAAAATCACAAAAATCTTGGTAGAAGCAGGCTGtgatgtcaacatcaaaaacaatgtAAGTATTTCCACTCTCTGCAGTAGTCTTTTTATATTGCCGTAACTACCGTAACTCTGAAAACTGACTAATAcgcgtaaaaaaattgtatggcATTTGTTATCAATGTGATCAACATTCAATGGACATTTGTTAGTGTAAtctacatgttttacatactcCTCAATATACTTCACAATTTCTTTTCATTCTTAAAAAAAACTTTAGATATATCAAGCATTTGCTAGGCTTTAAGATGTCATGTTTTTTATTGTGTCAGgatgtaacatttttgaaattcaaacagaGCAAGATCGTCCTTTATTAGAAGTAGCAATTAAATTGTTTAATTTAAAGCTGAAAAATTTACAGGTGTCCTTTTATTTGATAATGTTTATGTATTTGTGTGAAAACAGAAAGGACAGACTGCAATTGATGTGGCCAGGGACCATGAATATCCTGAGGTTATAATAATCATGACAAGTACACCAAAGGTAAGACAGCAAGCTCGGGTGACCGAATTCAGGGTCCTCATGATGTGTGAGATGCCAATTGCAagtcaacacacacacaaaaaaactgcTGTTTAGAACACATTTTACTGCAGTATCTTTCCCTGCTATCTATGCGACAATCCTGCAAGCAGACTTCCTTTGGAACAAAAGTCATATATTTGgatgaaatatttattataCAGACATTATTACTCCACTTTGATTCAGATATGCTATTGTACATGGTTTTAGGTTTTCAGGTAATATACAGACaagagaaaaaatatatatgacAAAATAAGTTCTGTGGTCAAATGCTATCTCAATGAGGCACTAAATGATATCTGCATACTGTATACCGTAATCTTGCTATGAAATTTCAGTCTTCTTACTATATAAGTTAATTAAACAGTATATATCTCTTCTTTTCTTAATGTTATGCTGATAATTTTAATAACAAATAACAACACCGTTCCTATCTAGGCTCAAACATCTCGATCTAGACGGCATCATCGAAACCACCCGACTGAATATCAGGTATGACTTGCTCTCACGCACACATGTGCACCCTCAGAGCCAGCATGTGTACCCATGCACCCTTCTCAACTCACAAACGGGCACAGTCCGTCGGTAATAACGGCTGACTGTTTCCACCTTCTGCCATCTAATAGCCTGGCGGGGGTAGTTTTCGCGCAAATAGCCTGTTACTGCCGCGTATGCTCCCAGCATGCCTTGCTATAACCACTGACTAAACACTCTCATACCATGACGGACGTAATTAATGTAAGCAACTGAATTGGCAAAATTGTACTAATTTAGATGATTGCCTGTGACAGGTACTCCTGGCTGTATGTGATTGGTAATGAAAGTGACCTGAAATAGGGTCAGTGTTTACTAATTATTGGGTCAAATTAAAGTGACCTAAATATAAAGGGATGTCACAATCATAAAGGAAGGCACACTGATTGAAAGATGTGATGTGTCAAGACCCAGGCCTCCAAATATTCTAGCTATGATGTCGTTGTTTTCTTCCAAACGAAACTGCAAATGTTGTGAAACTATTTCCTTTTTAGTTCTGACAACAATCAGAAAACCACAAGACTATAGAAATAATATACCCCAAGGGATGTGGGTTCTTTCCCTTTTGCCCTACCGCTAAACCATTGTATAATTCATTGTTTTCACTGGGTTAATAAGATCTACCATTTGTACAGCAGTGAAGAGGAGTGGGGGTGGGCGGACATAATGTTTGTATGTCTCATTACCTCTATAACTCAGAAATTAGCGGCGTAATactctctttcaaattttcatcataTCTGGATTAAAACCTTGATTCAAAATGTACAAGTATAACCATCCCTGTTCATACTGTTTGGTTTGAGCCAATCACTGTTAGTGAAAGGATGATACCAGCCACACTCCTGGCTAAGGTGGTATGTGCAGCAGTGCTGTCAAGGCAGGGGACAATCATAATTACTAACAGGGAAATGGGTTGATCACACTCTATCCTTGGACACAGAGAGAGTAACAGGCAGGAATGCATGGAGACACTGACAGGTACTGGTGTAGGGTGTGCTAGATACATACGGCTCATGTCATTTCGCAGAATTACTAAATCATCAGGGAATGGGTGAAATCTAATTTACCATCACAGTAACTAACATGTAAGAAGTTCCATGTGTATGTGACAATGTGTTACTCAACATAATTCATATACTATTGGGTTTAGAAGACACGcagtacatttatgtacacgATAGCCATGCAGATGAAATAAGAATTCTGATCAAACTCATATTATCATGAGACAGGATAACGTATAGGTATACTAAAATAAATCTGTCATAAGTGGTGTCAGGAAGAAGTCAATATAAAATGTATATCAGTATAGTACAGGTAGGTACGTAACCATGGTATAGAAAAGATGTCATATGAAATTTAAGATTTAGATCCATCATACTTCGTACCACAGACCCCAGTAATGGGACGAAGAGAGCAACGAGCCAGAGCAGCTGAGCAAGGCATGATGGGAGCACAGGCAGCGTCAGCCAATCCAACCTCGGTAAACCCTTATCCAAACTATCAATATCCTCCGCCAGGGCACCATGGTGACATGGCTGCGCCAAAACATAAATCTCCCCACATGTCATCGCCACGGCAATCGTCGTCACCTCATCAGGTATGCCGGCAATGCATCATGGGAGGTGGCCTTAATTTGGTCCCGTATGTCACAAGGTTAAGGCAAATTCCCATGATGCACTGCCTGTGCAGTGATGAAGTATAGTGTTAATATCTGGAACGTAATCGTAATTTTGCTTGAATAGAAAGGCAGTTAGGATTGTATCCATTTGTGTGTGCAGGGACAGTACATGTGTACATGCATACCTATGGGATACATACACACTTACACATAAATATATAcctagacagacatacagacatgcatgcagagtacatacatacatacatacttacatacacatgcatacatacacacacgcacacacacacacatgaacacacacaaatatacatacacatatacctacctacctacatacatacatccatccatacatacttgcatacataccggtacatagcTACATATAGGTTTACATATATAGATAAAGTGTGAAAGTGTCATTCAGtgtaaattttatgattttgttttgtaagaTAACTGCTGCCAACAGTTTGATAACCATAATTCTAAGTTAATCATTATAACCCATAAATGTGGTGAGTTTCAAAGATTATTCATAGTGGGTGGATGGCATCATCCATGCATAACAAGTGACTTAAGTGGAGATGCCCACGGTCAAAGGTGTAACATAAAGGTGAATAAATTGTTGCCAAATAGCAAGTTTGCTGTCTTATAAGGAACACTGTATTAAGGAATACTTGatatcaatttcttttttcttgcCTTTTGTACAGAGAGGACATGGTCCTGGTGCGTTTTCAGCCACCGATGGCCCGAGTCAGGATTTGGACCACCATGGCAACAGCAGAGTGGGATGTCATGGCAACAGCAGGCCTGGAACCAGTGGTCATGAACGGCAACAAGAGCAGCAATACCAGAACTTGCAAGGCCAGCGGCAGACTCCGCTGGAACGGGCCATGGACCTGGAAAGACAGACCCACCAGAACGTACAGCTTGGCAGAATCACCGGAAATCCACACCAACATTCCGAGTATTACCGAGACGCATTTGGAAGTGTCCATGAGGTGAGAAAACCATGAAATGCTTACAATAGCGGTACCTCTTTAAAATTCTGAAAGTGAAATGTTCCTACAAAGGTTATGCTTATTGAAGTACAATATGGAAACAACTGAATAGCTCTATAAAAATTAATGTAGTGCCTATTGATTTTGCTGTACTGCCTGAACACAATATCTGGGAAGATTATTATACTTTCCCATGGAGCACTGTCAAGAATTATACAGGTGTTCTCAATTGATACACTGTATTAGCAGTATGTTTTATTGTTAGTTCACAGTGTAGACAGACACATAACATTAATGTGTAATGATACAATAATTACGGCAACTTATTGTGTCTGTGTTAGTTGGTTTCATGTCTGGCAATTGACTTGCAATCAAATGAGACTGCAAAGGGTAGAATAGCCACAACAGTTAGCTGCTAAAACATTAAACCAATTGGTGTGTGCACCTTGCATGTAGCCTGGAGCTTGTACAGATATTTggaaaccaattttgttcagcTGTGAGGTCCGCTTAAAGACCTGATAAAAAGCAATGAAAATTTAGTCACATTCAATAAACACAGTTACACCAtgtttttgttatatagtgatattTAAATGCTTTAAGTTTACTTCATAAACTGCTTCTTTACAcaaggaaaatattttgaaaaaatgtgcaAACCTATTTTGAAGTTCGTCACTTACTATTTaaacaataaagcacacccagcgatggtataccaggAGATTTTGAACCAGTtaacgacatatatgcacgagcgatagcgagtgcatatatgaagtgaactggtcaaaatctactggtataccatcgctgggtgtgctttattgctattatatcataacagtatattgaaattttggcatggaacgtcaaaaacggattttttgCTCCAACTGAGAGCTCACGCGtatgccagccatggtatatcaccaatataccacggttcttttcgcgtctcggccaatcagatcactgtatttgcgccatcaatatactggtacgatataattgataatatttgtaaagtatttgtgagagtattttttttattactgtgtaattgtgacattttcataatgacTGTATATGAAAGGTATTATGACGGTTAACTCTGGGAATTTTATAACACATGGACATTCCCCTCCCATCAGCTGGACCTAGGGTTAGAGATAGGGTTTGGCCTAGTGTTGGATAAGTAAATGTGCAGGGCTTAATTGTCCCAGAACTATGAAGTAGCCCACTTGATGCGGTTTAGCGGTTCCACTTGTCCCGTAGAATTTAATTCCAACTTGAGACATGTCACCGTAGCCGTGACAACGATCTATGTCACTGATAAGACATTCCAGCGCAGCACAGTGCAATGAGAGTACTTGACTGCACAATACTAGAGGGCGCTAATCAAGTTCATAACTTAATTTTATAGCTTGGGAAACAAGTCTTCAATATTGCTGAACTTCAGTTATAAAATCTTGATAGAACCTGTTGTGCAAAGAATTAATGATAAAGTTGACATTTCAGTGGCCCCAGAAACTGAATATCAGGGAACCCTGTAACATGTGTGGTCATGTCACCAGACTCTAGgtaatatcagtgataatataGGATAAATATCATATCAGCACAATTAAAATCAGGTAAACAATTAAGGTAAACAATCAAGAAATGATAATATATTAGCATCGTTTGTGTCGAAAATAACATGAAATATCACGATTGGTCATGTTCAAGGTCTGAAGCACAGATTTGTCCAAACTTGAACTTTTGTAGATTGATACCAGGCTGTTAAGGTGTCTACGATTTGCTAATCCCTACTTACTGTCCCATAACAACTGGAAAATTTGACTTCTGACCCGGCAGAAGGAAGATAAATTATGACCTTTGTCAGTGTGTTTGTACAAGGTCAATGGTACTAACTAAAACCCTATTGACTTTGTTTGCAACCCTGACTGTTTTGAGTGTTTGGGTCAGTAGTCCTCTCAACTTTCTCTTTATGTTTCTCAATTTTTGTGTTCTCGTAGCTTAGTTtatatgaaaaaagtaaacCATTCTAAGCTTTGATGAG
This genomic window from Ptychodera flava strain L36383 chromosome 10, AS_Pfla_20210202, whole genome shotgun sequence contains:
- the LOC139142559 gene encoding ankyrin repeat domain-containing protein 6-like isoform X5, translated to MSTPGGGQLSDKLRLAASKGQTARIKELLESGATFEPDKNSRTAVHYAALNGHATTIKACIQQGCEPDIQDVAGRSPMHLAVTDGHVEAVRALIEEGCPVDRQDQVNGNTALHEAAWNGYSKSVEVLVGYGRANVHAANRSGMRPLHMAVQNGHNESARVLLRNGTHPDTRNNHGETPLHIGATHGHVTCCRILISAKCDINAVNKDGNTPLHVAASLGKRKITKILVEAGCDVNIKNNKGQTAIDVARDHEYPEVIIIMTSTPKAQTSRSRRHHRNHPTEYQTPVMGRREQRARAAEQGMMGAQAASANPTSRGHGPGAFSATDGPSQDLDHHGNSRVGCHGNSRPGTSGHERQQEQQYQNLQGQRQTPLERAMDLERQTHQNVQLGRITGNPHQHSEYYRDAFGSVHERPISNCNCMPYVRRLENQLEATKEKFMYDIESTTQMMEDKMKYFDKKMAHQSSCLDQLCKERIATERTECLHRIDRRAQKEQAEFERRSTVRINALRRELKGWFEDRFRHFERKYGDDFGIDLGSDHGREDPDDFDEPGASLLRSKSEGRLPSSQNDTSYERQGDSTNQRPGGKLPDKITATRTLQEVRYAKTKPIESTNDPYVLQEESENTATEKSQDSDQESQ
- the LOC139142559 gene encoding ankyrin repeat domain-containing protein 6-like isoform X6 → MSTPGGGQLSDKLRLAASKGQTARIKELLESGATFEPDKNSRTAVHYAALNGHATTIKACIQQGCEPDIQDVAGRSPMHLAVTDGHVEAVRALIEEGCPVDRQDQVNGNTALHEAAWNGYSKSVEVLVGYGRANVHAANRSGMRPLHMAVQNGHNESARVLLRNGTHPDTRNNHGETPLHIGATHGHVTCCRILISAKCDINAVNKDGNTPLHVAASLGKRKITKILVEAGCDVNIKNNKGQTAIDVARDHEYPEVIIIMTSTPKTPVMGRREQRARAAEQGMMGAQAASANPTSRGHGPGAFSATDGPSQDLDHHGNSRVGCHGNSRPGTSGHERQQEQQYQNLQGQRQTPLERAMDLERQTHQNVQLGRITGNPHQHSEYYRDAFGSVHERPISNCNCMPYVRRLENQLEATKEKFMYDIESTTQMMEDKMKYFDKKMAHQSSCLDQLCKERIATERTECLHRIDRRAQKEQAEFERRSTVRINALRRELKGWFEDRFRHFERKYGDDFGIDLGSDHGREDPDDFDEPGASLLRSKSEGRLPSSQNDTSYERQGDSTNQRPGGKLPDKITATRTLQEVRYAKTKPIESTNDPYVLQEESENTATEKSQDSDQESQ
- the LOC139142559 gene encoding ankyrin repeat domain-containing protein 6-like isoform X3, which translates into the protein MSTPGGGQLSDKLRLAASKGQTARIKELLESGATFEPDKNSRTAVHYAALNGHATTIKACIQQGCEPDIQDVAGRSPMHLAVTDGHVEAVRALIEEGCPVDRQDQVNGNTALHEAAWNGYSKSVEVLVGYGRANVHAANRSGMRPLHMAVQNGHNESARVLLRNGTHPDTRNNHGETPLHIGATHGHVTCCRILISAKCDINAVNKDGNTPLHVAASLGKRKITKILVEAGCDVNIKNNKGQTAIDVARDHEYPEVIIIMTSTPKTPVMGRREQRARAAEQGMMGAQAASANPTSVNPYPNYQYPPPGHHGDMAAPKHKSPHMSSPRQSSSPHQRGHGPGAFSATDGPSQDLDHHGNSRVGCHGNSRPGTSGHERQQEQQYQNLQGQRQTPLERAMDLERQTHQNVQLGRITGNPHQHSEYYRDAFGSVHERPISNCNCMPYVRRLENQLEATKEKFMYDIESTTQMMEDKMKYFDKKMAHQSSCLDQLCKERIATERTECLHRIDRRAQKEQAEFERRSTVRINALRRELKGWFEDRFRHFERKYGDDFGIDLGSDHGREDPDDFDEPGASLLRSKSEGRLPSSQNDTSYERQGDSTNQRPGGKLPDKITATRTLQEVRYAKTKPIESTNDPYVLQEESENTATEKSQDSDQESQ